In the genome of uncultured Sphaerochaeta sp., the window GCAAGTGCCTCATTGGTACGGTGATCTGCTACGGTTTTTACAAGGCCTTTCCCCAGTACTACCTCTCCTGGTCAATCGTCAGCCTTCTGCTCGTGCTTGCTCCCGACTGGGACAGCTCGATCAGCCTGCCCATCGCCAGGATCAAGGCGAATATCACCGGGGCCCTGATCGGCCTCTTCTGCTTCACCCTTCCCTTCAGCCAATTGGCCAACCTGTGCATCGGGGTGGTGCTCACCATTGCTGTCTGCACGATCATGCGCTTTCCCTCCTCCACAAGAAGTGCCCTTGCAGCCTTGGTGATCGTCTTGCTCCAGGAGATGGGAAAGCCCATGTGGTCATATGCGTTGCAGCGCATTTTTGCTGTTCTGCTCGGATGCTTGGTGGGCCTTGCCCTGACACTTCTCTTTCACTTTGGGGAGCAGAGGTGGAACAAGAAAAAGCCCCTTGCCGAAACAGAGCGGCAAAGGGCTTGAAATCAGGTCATCATGTCTTGGTCAATCCTTCAAAGACGGGGCTCCTGGGTTCCAGGCTTCCTGCAGAATATCCCCAAATGGTGGCATATTCACTGCTATCCTCACCCAATCCTTCCAATTGTTTCAGATATTGGGCTATCGACTTCGATTCGATGATGATTACCGATCCCATCTCCTCAATGACTTTGCTGTGGGGACGGGTATGGTCAAACTCAAAACGGAGAATACGTCTTCCATCCTCAGTGAGGCCGATGGTGCGGTACGTGTTGCTCTTGCCTACACCTGGAAGGTTGAGGGTGTTTCGGTCGGTGGCGATGAACGGAATCTCATCACCCTGGCGGATGATGTCGATCTGTTCGACCATTTCGGATGCCTCACTCATGAACGGTCTCATGACGGCATGGTAGCGCTGGGCAACCTGGCCGATCGAGCTCTCCTCCACCTGTTCCTGGGTGGAACGCGCGTTGGTGGCAAAGAGCTCGCGATTCTCCTTGAAGCCCTTCACCGAGAAGGTGTAGTAAGGCAGCACCCCAATGTCATTGAGCACTTTTCTCAGTTTGGCTGAGTGTCCTCTTCTGCTTGCCTCCACGGTGAACACCTGCTGGTTGGTTACCGCCCAGCCGGCTTTGAGCAATCTGGAAACCGCCTTCTTTGTCTCAGGGGTTACTTCCATGGCAGAAGAAATGTGGGTTTGCACCACACACTGGTCAATGCCCACTTCAGCTGCCTTGATGCGGAAGTCGGCCAATACCTCAACCAGCTCCTTGGTCACACGCTGGGGAAGGTAGACGGGTATCTTGGTCCCGAGACGCACACGTCGCATGGGAGCATACTGATCCTCAAGACTGCGCTTCTCGTTATCCTCCCGCTTCTTTTTTGCCATCTCCAACACAGCATCGAGGATGCTTTTCAGCGACTTTACCGAGCTCATGAAGGCATCCCCACCGGTAATGAGGATGTCCCACAGGTAGGGATCAGTACGGAAGTACTCCATGTTCAGTTCCAACTGTTCCTTCCAGCTCTTTTTCGGTCTGAGCTTCTCCAGCTCGAAGTTGAAACGCCCTCCCTGGAAGTCGTACATCCTCTGGCAGTAGGAGCACAGGCCTCCACACGCCCTTCCCATCGTGTCAGGAATGAAGATGGCTACGTTCGGATAGCGTCGGTGCACATTGTGGGAGGGAAGCAGCCAACCGGCGGCATTGGGTTCACCCGGTTTGGCAATGTCCTCTTTCTCCCAGGCAACGATGGAGCCGAACTCCTCAACAAGGTCACGGCTGTAAAACAGGTAGGCACGCAGGGCAAGGTCGCTGCCTTCATGTTCCTGTTCCTTTGGCTCTCTGGTATCGATGAGCGAAAGGAAATACGGGGTGGCGAATATGGGGATTCCCTTCTTCTGGGCATCCTCCATGATGGTCATCGTCTTCTCATCCAGGCTGTTGTCCAGATACCGGTTGAGTTCCTCTGCACTTCTGATGGCGTAGTAAAGGTGAAAACGGTCCTCCTTCCACCACGCAAGGACCTGCTTGCGTTTCTCTTTCTTGCTCATCCCTTCCTTGAACTGATAGAAGGAACTCTTCTTCTCCTCATGCTCAATCCTGTGAACCAGCAGGTCCACGATCCGGTCCTTGTTCTTCACTCTCCAGGCTATCACCTGCTCATCCAAGCCGCTGGGATGGCGTTCCATCCACTCCTGCACTTGGTTTCGGGTGGGAATGATGCGCTCCTCAGCCCCGCTGAGCTGCGCCATGAGATGAGCCATGTCCTCAAGAAAATCGAGGGTGAAGGAGCATTCCTGGCCCAGCAGGATCTTGCGAAGCAGCAACAAGGGTGATGAGATCACGGTCTGCCCTTTCAGGTTCATGTCCTCGAAGCTCTTGCCTTCGTTGTCGAGATAGTCCATGAGCCGTAGGTAAGCCATGGAGGTGCTCATGAGTTTGTAATAGTCCTGTTCTGTCTGTTCCTCACCGGTATAATATGCCCATGCTTTGGGATACTGCTGCTGCATGACAGCTGAAGTTTGCTCACGAAGCAGTGCAAGCATAGCCGCATCTTCAAGCTTTTGGTCAAGGAACAAGTCGATAATCTGAGGATTGTCGGCCTTCATCTTGGCGACAAGTTCTGCAATGCGTTCTGTATGTCTATTCATGCCCTAAAGATACAGGGATAACTTATCAAGTGTCAAGGTTTAGGTATAATTTGTTCTAATATAATTATTTAAATGCATAGCGTTTCAAGATTTTTTCCTTGGGTTTGGAACGCAATGCCATGACTTGATCATCATCATGATGATCTTAGTACACCGATTCTCATCAATCAACATCGTGTGACAACCAATAAGGCCCGGTTTCATTCACAAGGGATGTATCCCCGGATTCCTGCACCAATAAGAATAACCTGCGACCAGTGGTCGTACTGAACGTTATCTGTTCGTTCGTCGTACCAGTTTGGAAATTACTGCTTGGATTAGCCCTGCCTCCCAAATCAGCAGGGTCAATGATAGTATCCGAGTAATCACAAACGTACAGCATCAGTTGCAGATCAGTGAACATATTGGAAAGTGTAAAGGTGTGGACAGCTCCATCACCGGGGACATTCAGCACCCAGTAATCCATGTCACCTGCTCCGAATATCTCTCCTTTGTGTACGGAAAACAAGATTTCATCTGCATCCTGTATCGAATTGTTCGATTCAGATTCATACACTGAGGGAAGCTCACACCCCCCCAAACCCAGGATACCAATTGCCAGTATTGCCAAGATGTACCGTATTCCCTTCATAGCAGACCCTCCTGCCACTTTCAGTGTCCTATGGCTTTTCGGATTTGTCAGCTGGGACACCACCCCCTTTTGCATTGGTTGTTTGCTTGTACTGAATGTTGCCGGTCCCGTCCCAAAGCAGTATCTTGACACTGTCAGGCTTTGCTTGCCTTGACTATTGTCCATAAACGACGTATCAATAGATGCGTATATACGAATATATCCGAGGTATCATGTTACAATTTCATACACCGTCCTATGCGGACAAAGCGCTTTTTCCCTCGTACAGCAAACACTTTGCCTACGAGTATTTTTTTTCCTATGTAGCTCTCTGGGCCGATGCAATCGGGATTACCATCTGCAAGACAGACACCGCACTCTATCTGCATCTTGAGGAAGACGACTGCTTCCTGCTGCCCATAACGGATGACCTTCCCAAAGCCATCGCTGAATTGGAAAAGCATTGCCAGGAGAGCGGTCAGCGGTTTCACTTGGAATGCGTCCCCATGGATGAGGCCAAGCAATTGGAAGCCATGGGCTACACCATCGAGCATGTCAGGAACCTTGACGACTATCTCTATGAGAGCCAAAAGCTGACCAAGCTCAGCGGAAGAAAGCTCCAATCGAAGCGGAATCACATCTCCCAATTTGAACGCAACTACACCTACTCGGTACGTCCGTTGTGTACCAAGGAGCTGAGGGATGAATGCTACAAGATGGCTTCCACCACATGGCTTGAAAACAAGGATAGCAACACCAAGGAGATCAAGGACGAACTGGGAGCCCTCAAGCGAGCATTCGACCACTGGGACGAACTTGGCTTTGTAGGAATCCTGGTATGTGTCGATCACCACCTCACTGCCTTTACCGTAGGGGAAGTCATCGATGACAAGCTGGCCATCGTCCACTTTGAAAAAGGTGACACCTCGTACATCGGCATCTACTCGGTCATCAACCAACTCTTCGTTTCCCAGTATCTTTCGGATGTGAAGTATGTGAACCGACAGGAAGACGCCGGAGTCGAAGGCCTGAGAAAAGCCAAACTCTCCTACAAACCCGACCTCATGGTCGAAAAGTACCGGGTTACCAAACAGTGATCATAGAATGGGCAACCAAAGATGACCATCAGATGCTCAAGGACCTGTGGAAAGAGGTCTTCAACGAGGAAGAAGCCTTTCTCGAACGCTTCTTCTCCACACGCATCCGTTATGAACACATCTTTGTTGCCCGGGAAGAAGGTGCTATCGTCAGCGCCCTCCACGCCCTTCCCTCCACCTATCTGCAACAGGGGACTGAGCATGACTGCTCCTTCATCGTAGGAGCGGCAACCTATGCCCCCTGGAGAAGGAAAGGCATCATGGGATCGCTGCTGCAGGCTGTCCGGGAAGCATATTCCCATCCCATCACCCTCTTTCCAGCAGTCAGACCCTTCTATGAGGCAAACGGCTACTTCACCACCTCCTCACTGCTGCAGTTCCCGCTCGGTGCTATGGAAGAAACATCTGTTCAGGTGAAGCCCATCGTGTTCTCCGAACTCAACCGGATCCATCGAAAGGCACATGAACAGAACGGCGCCCTCCTTCGTGACGAACAAGGGTGGAAGTTCCTCACCGACGGTTATGAGACTATCGCTGTACAGGATGGCTATGCCTTCCTCAGCGAGGGAAAAGCCGTGGAGGCCTTCACACTCACCAAGGAAGCTGCAGTGCAGTTGCTTGGTCTGCTTTCAGAACGTCAGGTTACTGCAGTGCAGACTCTTTCCACCGACCCATTGGCTGAGCTGTTGGGACAAGAAAAGGCAATGCCCATCCCGATGGGAATGAGCACTGACCAATCGATGCGTGGTGTCTACATAGCTGAACAATATTAGGCCTTACTGCACCACCACCTCGAATTCCTGAGTCCACGTATCCCCGCGGTCATTGGCAAGCTTCAGACTGAACGGGATGACCGTCCCTGCCGCAGCGTCATCGCTGATCACAAAGCGGAACGTATTCGCCTCCCCACGCACCTGCTGCTTCTCCTTCGTGGCATAGCGGCTGTTGTTTGTGCTGCTCAAGCCTGCAGAGAGCCTTCCCAACGAAAGCGTGTCCACCAAGAAGCGCACATGCGGGTTGTCCGAAGAAAGCGTTGCCTTCAAACCGGAAAGATTCACATTGCCGGTATTGCTGTAGGAGAACCCGATGCCGATCTGGGTCTGCTTCGGAAGAGCTGAGGAATTGTAATAGAGGACGGTGATATCCTCAATGGCCATGCGCTTCCACAGCGCCTCATACAGGGCACCCTTTCCCTTCTGCTCATAGGAAGCAGGGTCGGTGATGAGCGAGCCGGTGCTTCGGTCATACCACCCGGCGAAGATGGCAGAAATATCATCGGTTGTCGGTGTCGGAATGGTGACAGGCTCACCTTCCTTGATCAGGACATCCGTGTCGCCCAACTCATCAATAAACCGTACCCCGCCCTCATAGATGGCATACAGGGTCTGGTCGGTGTAGCTCATCGGAATCGTCTCACCCGGCTCATAGGTCACCGCATCGGGGGTAAGTCCCCAACCGGTGAGTACCCCAAGATGGGAACTGTTCATCCTCAGGCTCTGCGCATCGGGAAGCGTGACCTCCAAACCCGGTTGCTTTCGGATCTGTTGGCGATAGGTATAGCGATAGGTCTCCCCCTCACTGGAGAAATCCAGGGTGAGGGTCGGGCGGTAGTACCGGCTGTTCTCGTACAACCAGGCAGCAGCCTCGGCACGCTCGCTCTGAGGCAGTGCCAGCACCTTCTCCAACAGGGCATCACTCGCGTCCCTGTCCATTGTGTAGGCAGAAAGCGCCTCCAGCTTCTCATACGCCTCAAGATAGGCAGTACGGTCGCCCTTGTTGCGCGCATCGGCAAGCGCTCGCTGGGCCTCAGTCGCCTCACGGGCAACCACCTCGTTGAGCTTGTCGTAGGAACTTTTGATCTGCTCAAGGGACGAGGTGCTTACCTCCAGGCCCTGTATATCGGTGAATTGCTTCTCTGCAGTCGGCGTTGCAGCCAGTGCCAGGGTACCGGCAGTCAGGATCACGCCGATCATCAAAAGGATTTTTGTTCGTTTCATAGGCTATCTCCTTTCCTTGCTCTCCTGAATCTATAGCAACAGAAAGCAAATTCGACAACATTTCCCGTATCGTCTTCACCTACTCTTTAACTCTTTGAAGAAATGTGAAGCTGAACCACCCTTCCCTCATAGCTGAGAAGGCCTTCCTCCTCCATGGCTCTCAACGCCCTGCTGACCGAAGTCCGGGCAAAGCCGAGGCGGTCGGCAAGCTCCTTCTTGCTGGAGGGAAGGATCACCGTCGCCGAACCCTGTTGGTACGAGAGCGTCTGCAGATACCCCAACAGGCTCTCTTTCAGGCTCTGCGCAGTAAGCTGCGAAACCGTTCGGCCCAACTCGTGGGCACGATCGCTGATGAGGGCAAGCAGGACAAGCAAGAACTGCTGGTTCTCCTCGCACAGCTGGAGAACCACTGATTTTTTCAGATGAAGAATTTCTGAAGGCGTATCACAGACCACCTGCATCGGATAGCGGTTGTGCGTACCGAACAACAGCGTCGCCCCGTACACCTCCCCTGCCTGCAGCACTTTCGCCTTGAAGACATTGCCCTCTGCGTCGATGCTTTGGATGGAGATGGAACCGGAGAGCACCACATCAAGGGTAGTGCACACCTGGTCGGCAAGATAGAGCAGCTGTCCCTTTCCATATGACGACCGTTTTGCCCCTCCACCCTCCAGGCGAGCCTGGTCAAAAAGGGAAAGAAGAGGGAAATTGGGTAGACTTTCCATCAAATACTCCAAAAGTGTAGCATAGGTAACACTATATTCCATCAAGGCTCTGTATACTAGGGCAACTCAATCCATAAGGAGTGATTACATGTTGGAAACCGTATACAGCTACACAAAAAGTGTGGAAAAGATTGTGGAGAAGCTCGTTGGGGATGACCAGGTGATGATCAACCACGTGGTGCTTGCCAAAGGGGAAGCACTGCCCGAGCACTACTCCGACTCGAATGTCTACCTGATTGTCGTACAGGGAATGCTTACGATTGCGCTTGAAGAGGATGAGCCGAACCACTACCAGAGCCAGGTGGTGAATGTTCCCTTTCATACCAGGATGAACATCTCGAACACCCATGCAGAACCTTTGGAGTTCTTTATCGTCAAAGCCCCGCATCCACGGGTATACAAGGCACAAAACGCATGAAACGCACCATCCAAATCATCGTCCAGGTCCTCTTCCTCATGCTTTTCACTGCCCTGGTGATTACCGGGAAGGTACAGATCTGGATGGCCATCTTCGTGGCCTCTGTTCTTCTGTCAATGCTCTTTTCCCGCTTCTACTGCGGGTGGATCTGCCCGATCAACACGGTGATCAAGCCCATCACCTACCTCAAGAAAAAGCTGAGGATCAAGAGCCTGAAGACACCCTCCTTCCTCAAGAACGGAGTGGTGCGCATCATCATCCTGGCAGCATTCCTCGCCCTGATGGCCATGGTCTTCAGGACAGGGAAGAAGCTCCCGGTCCTTCCTGCCCTGGTAGGCATCGGCTTCTTTTTCTCCCTCTTCTTCGAGGAAGCCCTGTGGCATCACTGGCTCTGCCCGTACGGAGCCATCCTCTCCCTGCCCTCAAGAGCAGCACGCAAAGCCATGGTGATCGACCCCAACCTGTGCACCAACTGCACACGCTGTGCCAAGGTTTGCCCCTCCCAGGCCATCGTGAAGGAAGAGAAGCACCGCATCATCAAAAACGAATGCTTGGTCTGCGGCGCCTGTGAGCGGGTCTGCACCAAGGGTGCGATCAAGTACCGCTGATACGGTAAACAGGGAGAGCGTTTGCTCTCCCTGCGGTTTGTCTGGGTACTGGTGGTATGCTTACTTCTTTTCCCTCCGGAAGCAGAGGAACCAGTCGAGGCAGTACTGATTCTCATCCTTGCTCTCCATGCGTTCCTTGGCGGTTCCACAGCTGCCCGGGGTCGGGATGATGACGTCATCACCGGGTCTCCAGTTTGCAGGAGTTGCAATCTTGTCCTTGTCAGCCTTCTGGAGGGCGAGGACAACGCGCTTGATCTCGTCAAAGTTGCGTCCAAGGGAAGCGGGATAGAAGAGAATGGTCCTGACCACACCGTTGGGGTCGATGACAAACACTGCACGTACAGCCTGGGTGGAGGATTGGGACTGGAGCATGCCGTACTTGCGTGCCACGTCCATCTTGATGTCCTCGATGACGGGAAACTTGACCTCGATGCCCTTCATGCCGTTCCACTCCAGCTCCTGAATCTTTCGCAGCCATGCAATGTGGGCATACAGTGAGTCAATGGAAAGACCTACAAGCTCAGTGTTGAGTGCCTTGAACTCATCTGCCATGGAGGCAAAGGTCATGAACTCGGTGGTACAGACCGGAGTGAAGTCTGCCGGATGGCTGAAAAGAATGACCCACTTGCCTTTGTAGTCTTCAGGAAAGTTGATCTCACCCTGGGTGGTGACCGCGTGGAAACTGGGAGCCTTGTCCCCGATCAAAGGCATGCTGGTGTAGTTCTGCATCTCGTCCATGTGTATATCTCCTTGTGTGTTGTGAATTGGTATGGTCTAATAGTACGGAGTCTCATTAATAAAAGCAAGTACTTATTGATACTTTTTATTATTAAGATTTATTTGTACTCCTTTATATGGATTTTCCATACATGCCAGAGAAGAATCCTTGGAGAGCCCAAGAAAACCCGTGTCAAAGCCCACAAAGCACGGTACACTTTCGGCCATGGGAAAGAGTGTAGGAAGAGCGGAAGTGGCAAAGGCGGCAGGGGTATCGGAATCGACGGTATCGCGTGCGCTCAACGACTCGCCGCTCATCAGTGATGAGATCAAGAAGAAGGTACGAAGCGTAAGCGAACAACTGGGATACTTCCCCAGTCGCACCGCCACGCTGTTTGCAAGCAACAAGAGCTTTGCCATCGGTTTTGTCGTCCCCTACTATCCAAGCATCATGCCCTTCACCCGCCCCTACTTTCCCAGCTTGCTCGATGGGTTGCTTTTAGGAAGCCTGGAGCACAACTATACGATCAGCATCGTGTTTGAGAACCATCTGGGTCGCTACCGCTCCTACTATGAGCTGATCAACAGCCACAGCTATGACGGACTGGTTTTCGCCATCACCAAGGACCAGTTTCCCGAGTTGCAGCCGCTCATCGACCGCGCCCTACCCTTTGTCCTGGTCAACAACTACCAGGCGGGGGCGGCAAGCATCTATGCCCGGCCTGATGTAGGAATGACCAAAGCCTTTGATCATGCAACCAGCCTCGGTCACTCGCACATCGGCTATATCACCGGGGACCTGCAGTTCAAGAACGGAAAGGATCGGCTTGCAATGTTCGAGCAGCTGGCAAGACGCTACCACTGCACCACCACCATTGTGGAAGGGGACTTCTCCCGCAGTTCAGGGTTTGATGCATTCCAGCAGCTTTCCCACGGGCCGTCCTTGGTCATGACAGCCAGCGACCGCCAGGCCTTCGGTTTCTTCCAGGCGTGCACCGAGCATGGAAAGCGGGTCCCCCATGATCTCTCGGTCATCGGATACGACAACTTCCAGCCGGCAAGCACCAGCGCACCACCCCTGACCACGGTGAACCATCCGATTACCGAGATGGGAAGACAGGCAGTCCTGATGCTGGTCAGCATGATCGAGCAAGGGAAGGCCGGCGAGCAGAAGTGGGCGGATACGGATCTGGTGATCCGACGTTCCACCACGCGCTGCGGAGGACAAGGATGAGACTGGTCATGATCGGTTGTGGTGGCATGGGAAACTACCAGGCAAAGAAGTTCACCGAGTTGGGAGTGCAGATCGTGGGTGCCATCGACCACAACGAGGAGCACCGCAGTGGCTTCTGTGCTGCCTATGGTGTTCCCCATTCGTTGGCATCGCTGGAGGATCTTCCCTTCTTCCAAGGCAAGGCGGATGCCATCAGCTGCTGCCTGTCTGATTCGTTGCACGCTGTGTGCTGCAAGCAGGCCTTGGGTCTTGGCTTTGCAGTCTTTTGCGAAAAGCCGCTTGCCACGTCCATGGAAGAAGCCGCTTCCCTAAGCGTGCAGGCGAAGGATCTTCCCTTCATGGTCAATTTCTCCAAGCGCAGCACTCCCGCCCTTGCCGCACTCAAGCAGGTATTGGAAGAGAGAACGCTGGGAGAGATTCAGCAGGTTGAGATTGCCTATCTGCAAAGCTGGCAGAAGAGCCATGTCTGGGGTGACCCGCAGGAGATCTTCCGCTGGAAGTGGAGATTGATCCCCTCCTACAATCCCGGTGGGTGCCTCTCCGATTTGGGAAGCCATCTGCTGGACATCCTGTTTCTCCTCTTCGGTACGGTGGACTTCGAGAAAACGGAAAAGAAAGTCTGCGACGGTGTTCCTCTCGCATATCAGGCAACCCTGACGGTGGGAAATGCAACTCCTTGTACCCTTACCTGCTCATACTGTGATGAAACGTGGGACGATTCACTGCAGCTGACCGTGAGGGGAAGCCTTGCCTCAGCATCGCTGAACACCTCGCTCGACCGAAAGCACATCCAGTTCACCACAGCGGGACAAGAGAGCCTTCCGGTCAGTTCCCCTCCCCTTGCTTCTGCGTACCAGAACTTTGTTCGCTGGGTCGATGGAGGAGTACCGGGGAAACCAGACCTGGAGGATGGGCTTCGTGTCCAAGCATTGTTGGAGGAGATGAACCGATGAGCATAGCGATAGGGGCTTTGGTGGCGGCAAAGGAACTGGACAGGGAGCACCTGGCCTTCCTGAAGCAAATGGGCTGTGAGACAGTCGGCATCACCTTCTGGGAAACACTGGGGGAGACAGACCTCATCGCTCTTGCAGAGCTGGTCAACGAAGCCGGACTTCCTGTTTCCGCCCTATCCGTCTGGGGAAACCCCTTGGCAAACCCCAGCACGGCAGAGGGTTGGAAGACCCTCATCCGACATGCTTCACTCTTTGGTTCTCCCTTCGTCACCGGCTTTGCAGGAAGAGTCCCCAATGCCAGCGTCGAAGAGTCGATCCCGGCTTGGAAAGATCTCTTCTCCGACTTGCTGGAGGAAGCATATCGCTGTGACTGCAAGGGACTGCTCATGGAGAACTGCAGGATGGGGGATGTGTGGAAACGGGGCAAGTGGAACATTGCCATCAATGATGATGCCTGGACGCTGCTCTTCTCCAATCTGGATGATGAACGGCTGGGCTTGGAGTGGGAGCCCTGCCACCAAGTCGAAGCATTCGTCGATCCCCTCGACCAACTGAGGCGTTGGTTGCCGAGGATCAAACACATCCACGGCAAGGATGCCTGCGTTGACTGGACCCGTCTCAAGACCTTTGGGCTCTATGCAAAGCAGAAAGCCATCATGACCACGCTCCCCGGCTCGGGCGATACCGACTGGAAGGCGCTTTGCACGGTGCTTCAGAACTCCGGCTATGAGGGAAGCATCGATCTGGAAACAGAAGGCTCTTCGTTCTTCGATGACCCTCCATCCAAAACCCAAGCTCTCTCCTACCTGAGATCCTGCAGGTCCTGATACGTCTTGGTTTTCTTCCCAATGAGGGGATTTGCAGGCCAATTTTCCTTGCGAAAGGTCAAAAACGTGGTACCATAGTCTCGTGCAAACGAAAAAACGCGAGCTTCTGCACCGCAGAATGCACGCACGTGCATAGGAGGAACCATGGAACAGATTGCATACGGAATGATTGGAGGAGGACCAGGCGCTTTCATTGGGGATGTGCATAGGAAAGCCATCCGCATCGATGGGCTTGCACAGCTGAAAGCCGGTTGTTTTTCCCGTGATGCTGCAAAGTCGAAAGCCTTCGGCGCAGAACTGGGCATTGAAGCTGATCGCCTGTACACCGACTACCAACAGATGGCCAAGGCGGAAGCAAAACGCAGCGATGGCATCAGATTCGCCGTCTGCGTAACCCCGAATGCCTCACACTATGAGATCTGCAAGGCCTTCCTCTCCGAGGGTATCCATGTTGTCTGTGACAAGCCTCTGACCTGGACGATTGAACAAAGCCAGGAGCTTTCCGACATCTGCAGAAAGAAGGGACTGCTGTTTGCCGTCACCTATACCTATACCGGCTATCCTGCGGTGAAGCAGATGCGCAAGATGGTGAAGGACGGTATGCTCGGAACAATCCGTTTCGTAAACGCAGAGTATCCGCAGGACTGGCTTGCCAACCCGGTTGACGAGCACAGTTCGATAGCTCCTTGGCGCATGGACCCGAAGGTTTCGGGCATCTCCAACTGCCTTGGGGACATCGGGAGCCATATTGAGAATATGGTGGCAACCGTCACCGGCCTGAAGATCAAGCGTGTCTGTGCACGCCTGGACTCCCTGGTCGAAGGACGGACATTGGATGACAATGCATCGGTCATGGTTGAGTACGAGAACGGGGCGAAGGGCCTGTACTGGTCAAGCCAGATTGCATTCGGGTATGACAATGCCCTGAGAATCCGGGTCTTTGGGGAGAAGGGTGGCCTTGAATGGGCCCAGGAAGACCCCGACCACTTCTATTTCACCCCCAAGGATAGTCCGAAACAGAAATGGAGCCGTGGCCGCGACCAGTTTGCACCGGAAGCCCAGCAGTATTCGCGTGTTCCCAGTGGACACCCGGAGGGGCTGTTCGAAGCGTTTGCAAACATTTACAAACCGTTCGTACTTGCCCTGGCAAAGCATCTGAAAGGAGAGAAGCTCTCCTCTGCAGACCTGGACTTCCCCAGCGTGGAGATGGGCCTGGACGGCGTAGTGTTCATCAACAAGTGCGTAGAAAGCAGCAAGGCTGGCTCCGTGTGGGTCAACGTATAACACAAAACTAAGGAGATGATTCCATGGCAAGGATGGTAACGATTTTCAGCGGTCAGTGGGCTGACCTTCCGTTTGAGACACTGTGCAAGACTGTCAGCGAGATGGGATATGATGGCGTGGAGATTGCCTGTTGGGGTGATCACATGA includes:
- a CDS encoding Gfo/Idh/MocA family oxidoreductase, yielding MEQIAYGMIGGGPGAFIGDVHRKAIRIDGLAQLKAGCFSRDAAKSKAFGAELGIEADRLYTDYQQMAKAEAKRSDGIRFAVCVTPNASHYEICKAFLSEGIHVVCDKPLTWTIEQSQELSDICRKKGLLFAVTYTYTGYPAVKQMRKMVKDGMLGTIRFVNAEYPQDWLANPVDEHSSIAPWRMDPKVSGISNCLGDIGSHIENMVATVTGLKIKRVCARLDSLVEGRTLDDNASVMVEYENGAKGLYWSSQIAFGYDNALRIRVFGEKGGLEWAQEDPDHFYFTPKDSPKQKWSRGRDQFAPEAQQYSRVPSGHPEGLFEAFANIYKPFVLALAKHLKGEKLSSADLDFPSVEMGLDGVVFINKCVESSKAGSVWVNV
- a CDS encoding sugar phosphate isomerase/epimerase; the encoded protein is MSIAIGALVAAKELDREHLAFLKQMGCETVGITFWETLGETDLIALAELVNEAGLPVSALSVWGNPLANPSTAEGWKTLIRHASLFGSPFVTGFAGRVPNASVEESIPAWKDLFSDLLEEAYRCDCKGLLMENCRMGDVWKRGKWNIAINDDAWTLLFSNLDDERLGLEWEPCHQVEAFVDPLDQLRRWLPRIKHIHGKDACVDWTRLKTFGLYAKQKAIMTTLPGSGDTDWKALCTVLQNSGYEGSIDLETEGSSFFDDPPSKTQALSYLRSCRS
- a CDS encoding Gfo/Idh/MocA family oxidoreductase; translated protein: MRLVMIGCGGMGNYQAKKFTELGVQIVGAIDHNEEHRSGFCAAYGVPHSLASLEDLPFFQGKADAISCCLSDSLHAVCCKQALGLGFAVFCEKPLATSMEEAASLSVQAKDLPFMVNFSKRSTPALAALKQVLEERTLGEIQQVEIAYLQSWQKSHVWGDPQEIFRWKWRLIPSYNPGGCLSDLGSHLLDILFLLFGTVDFEKTEKKVCDGVPLAYQATLTVGNATPCTLTCSYCDETWDDSLQLTVRGSLASASLNTSLDRKHIQFTTAGQESLPVSSPPLASAYQNFVRWVDGGVPGKPDLEDGLRVQALLEEMNR
- a CDS encoding LacI family DNA-binding transcriptional regulator, translating into MGKSVGRAEVAKAAGVSESTVSRALNDSPLISDEIKKKVRSVSEQLGYFPSRTATLFASNKSFAIGFVVPYYPSIMPFTRPYFPSLLDGLLLGSLEHNYTISIVFENHLGRYRSYYELINSHSYDGLVFAITKDQFPELQPLIDRALPFVLVNNYQAGAASIYARPDVGMTKAFDHATSLGHSHIGYITGDLQFKNGKDRLAMFEQLARRYHCTTTIVEGDFSRSSGFDAFQQLSHGPSLVMTASDRQAFGFFQACTEHGKRVPHDLSVIGYDNFQPASTSAPPLTTVNHPITEMGRQAVLMLVSMIEQGKAGEQKWADTDLVIRRSTTRCGGQG